One segment of Streptomyces glaucescens DNA contains the following:
- a CDS encoding DUF3846 domain-containing protein — MSARFALVIHPDASFKVMEWEADTPAGLDAIYREIDSPNIGVIDIAPDISMWLDEDGNNGGAAINMMATAIYAATAPAPRKQYGTAVFTGIDPRGDTTGLTRDRCVALLETAGIMTPQIPHPRAK, encoded by the coding sequence ATGTCCGCACGCTTCGCGCTGGTCATCCACCCCGATGCCTCGTTCAAGGTCATGGAATGGGAGGCAGACACCCCGGCCGGCCTCGACGCCATCTACCGCGAAATCGACTCCCCCAACATCGGGGTAATCGACATCGCACCCGATATCTCGATGTGGCTGGACGAGGACGGAAACAACGGCGGCGCCGCCATCAACATGATGGCCACGGCGATTTACGCCGCTACCGCCCCCGCCCCCCGCAAGCAGTACGGCACCGCCGTGTTCACCGGAATCGACCCCCGAGGCGACACCACCGGTCTTACCCGCGACCGCTGCGTAGCACTGCTGGAAACCGCCGGAATCATGACCCCGCAGATCCCGCACCCGCGCGCCAAGTAA
- a CDS encoding pentapeptide repeat-containing protein, whose translation MSTSEPPPWPHCAHGADPAADPVGCRGIHVPGHTACLAHLADTDRDAYLASLTPGSDIDHRGTPFTRTLLHQLLDALDNHIGDARFEWATFQSHQGYSWPGDGQFAAVWFEGLAVFRSAVFQGDAVFRGALFHREAVFDSAVFQGEALFEITVFQGDAVFTSAVFHGDARFRGATFHTHAEFQSVTFHNIAGFPLVTFQGRATFSSATFRSVSGFSSAIFHNAAWFSSATFHDLAWFSSTTFMRTAWFSSATFQDATHFDSAVFQEDAWFIGVIFERLTNIGPLVCYGRMGLSEAVFGGPVTLSLAARRLEFRRTRWSSTAEVRLRHASVDFTHAFFEYPLTIVAETDSFILPSGDPLEEQNLAHAPDAAVRIASLRGVDAAHLVLADVDLSGCLFTGTVHLDQVRLEGDCSFDTVPPGTHWRRGRPVRFTPRRALAEEHHWRASQPTGARGWNVAVLGAGRAGPAQLAPVYRALRKAFEDSKNEPGAADFYYGEMEMRRHDRTTTSRAERGLLHAYWMLSGYGLRALRAMGWLTAAMLITIVLLMSFGLPKDDPKQEATGTVPPGGGKVTFHIDKDDPQNPTDDRFTGKRFEKALNVTLNSVVFRSSGQDLTTAGTYIEMTSRLVEPALLALVVLAVRGRIKR comes from the coding sequence ATGAGCACATCCGAACCGCCGCCCTGGCCGCACTGCGCACACGGCGCAGACCCTGCTGCCGACCCCGTCGGCTGCCGCGGCATCCACGTACCCGGCCACACCGCATGCCTCGCCCACCTGGCCGACACCGACCGCGACGCCTACCTGGCCAGCCTGACCCCCGGCAGCGACATCGACCACCGCGGCACCCCGTTCACTCGCACCCTGTTGCACCAGTTACTTGACGCCCTGGACAACCACATAGGCGACGCTAGATTCGAGTGGGCGACCTTCCAAAGCCACCAAGGCTATTCTTGGCCAGGCGACGGTCAATTTGCGGCCGTCTGGTTTGAGGGCCTTGCAGTGTTCAGGTCTGCAGTCTTCCAAGGCGATGCAGTGTTCAGGGGAGCTCTCTTCCATAGGGAGGCCGTGTTCGACTCTGCTGTATTTCAGGGCGAAGCCCTGTTTGAGATCACCGTCTTCCAGGGTGACGCCGTGTTTACCTCTGCTGTCTTCCATGGAGACGCCAGGTTCAGGGGGGCAACTTTCCACACTCACGCCGAGTTCCAGTCGGTCACCTTCCACAATATTGCCGGATTCCCATTGGTGACTTTCCAGGGCCGTGCCACGTTCTCCTCGGCAACCTTCCGAAGCGTGTCCGGGTTCTCCTCGGCGATTTTCCACAACGCTGCGTGGTTCTCTTCGGCTACCTTTCACGACCTCGCCTGGTTCTCCTCGACCACTTTCATGCGCACCGCCTGGTTCTCCTCGGCAACCTTCCAAGACGCCACTCATTTCGATTCAGCGGTCTTCCAGGAGGACGCCTGGTTTATCGGGGTGATCTTCGAGCGGTTGACCAATATTGGGCCGTTGGTGTGCTACGGGCGGATGGGACTATCCGAGGCGGTGTTCGGTGGCCCGGTGACGCTTTCGCTCGCTGCGCGGCGTCTGGAATTCCGGCGGACGCGTTGGTCATCCACGGCTGAGGTGCGTTTGCGTCACGCCTCTGTGGATTTCACCCACGCATTTTTCGAGTACCCCCTAACGATTGTCGCAGAGACTGATTCCTTCATTCTTCCCAGTGGAGACCCGTTGGAAGAACAGAACCTCGCTCACGCGCCTGACGCCGCGGTGCGGATAGCTTCGCTGCGCGGGGTGGACGCGGCGCATCTGGTCCTCGCTGACGTCGATCTGTCGGGGTGTCTGTTCACCGGGACGGTGCACCTGGACCAGGTGCGGCTGGAGGGCGACTGTTCCTTCGACACGGTCCCGCCGGGCACGCACTGGCGGCGCGGGCGCCCGGTACGGTTCACCCCGCGCCGCGCCCTCGCTGAGGAACACCACTGGCGCGCGAGCCAGCCGACGGGGGCCCGGGGCTGGAACGTGGCGGTGCTCGGCGCCGGGCGCGCCGGCCCGGCGCAGCTGGCGCCGGTGTACCGGGCGCTGCGCAAGGCGTTCGAGGACAGCAAGAACGAGCCGGGAGCGGCGGACTTCTACTACGGCGAAATGGAGATGCGCCGCCACGACCGCACCACCACGTCCCGCGCCGAACGCGGACTGCTGCACGCCTATTGGATGCTCTCCGGCTACGGCCTGCGCGCCCTGCGGGCCATGGGCTGGCTCACCGCCGCCATGCTGATCACCATCGTGCTGCTGATGAGCTTCGGGCTCCCAAAGGATGACCCGAAGCAGGAGGCGACCGGCACCGTGCCGCCCGGCGGAGGCAAGGTCACCTTCCACATCGACAAAGACGACCCGCAGAACCCCACAGACGACCGCTTCACCGGCAAGCGCTTCGAGAAGGCTTTAAACGTCACGCTCAACTCGGTCGTGTTCCGCTCCTCCGGCCAGGATCTAACCACCGCCGGCACCTACATCGAGATGACCTCCCGCCTCGTAGAACCAGCCCTTCTTGCCCTCGTCGTCCTCGCCGTCCGCGGGCGCATCAAACGCTGA
- a CDS encoding DUF6292 family protein has translation MIRAGRRHLVRTLADIAAQLGIAEQTLLNSGRHQAPGFPAPLGAGRTRLYDGEQVDAYLAGRPVPQLPAADDDEDLLDRQEAAALRDEPLSVWDRRRKDPAVREYVVVVGGVEHWPRRIVREYTPAPRRRTSSGAGGRPVGAGDQVPRDQLPQRVAQLLDDNPALTAGDVADRLGVHRNTATAALVQCRAERMADLMEQRAVTAAEAAAALGYPVGQTRRASVRAEAVLRGRRARPYLAAVAQALHARGWRATSTPPDVQHPEDDLCVAALTLDAPEAPAPALVWSERHGWRTATSRRHPLGRGAAWPPPGDGVRHLATGTTPTPTDLVHALDSTG, from the coding sequence ATGATCCGCGCTGGACGCCGGCACCTGGTGCGCACCCTCGCCGACATCGCGGCGCAGCTGGGCATCGCTGAGCAGACGCTCCTCAACTCGGGCCGGCACCAGGCGCCGGGTTTTCCTGCGCCGCTGGGCGCGGGCCGGACCCGGCTCTACGACGGTGAACAGGTCGACGCCTACCTCGCCGGCCGCCCCGTTCCGCAGCTGCCGGCTGCCGACGACGACGAGGACCTGCTGGACCGTCAGGAAGCTGCCGCGCTGCGCGATGAACCGTTGTCGGTGTGGGACCGCCGCAGGAAGGACCCGGCCGTGCGCGAGTATGTGGTGGTCGTGGGCGGTGTCGAGCACTGGCCGCGCCGGATCGTACGCGAGTACACCCCCGCGCCCCGCCGCCGCACCAGCAGCGGAGCCGGCGGGAGGCCTGTCGGGGCAGGGGACCAGGTCCCGCGCGACCAGCTCCCCCAGCGCGTCGCGCAGCTCCTTGACGACAACCCCGCCCTGACCGCGGGCGACGTCGCCGACCGCTTGGGCGTGCACCGCAATACCGCGACCGCGGCACTCGTGCAGTGCCGCGCCGAGCGGATGGCCGACCTCATGGAGCAGCGCGCGGTGACGGCAGCCGAGGCCGCCGCCGCGCTCGGCTACCCGGTCGGACAGACCCGCCGCGCGAGCGTGCGCGCCGAGGCCGTCCTGCGCGGCCGCCGGGCACGCCCGTACCTGGCCGCTGTCGCGCAGGCTCTGCACGCCCGCGGCTGGAGGGCCACCAGCACCCCGCCGGACGTCCAGCACCCCGAGGACGATCTGTGCGTCGCCGCCCTCACCCTGGACGCCCCCGAGGCGCCGGCTCCTGCACTGGTGTGGTCCGAACGCCACGGCTGGCGCACCGCGACCTCCCGCCGCCACCCGCTCGGCCGGGGCGCAGCCTGGCCCCCGCCCGGCGACGGTGTCCGCCACCTCGCCACCGGCACAACCCCCACCCCCACCGACCTCGTCCACGCCCTCGACAGCACCGGCTGA
- the tpg gene encoding telomere-protecting terminal protein Tpg gives MGIVGDGLERAVQQAFTRPIPKSAGAQMRYLVKQLKGTRAVADALGVSQRTVERYVKDQIRRPRADLARRLEDAVRERWQPRVRERARRQAATSTGLVVDVRARFGFTAAPGTTDDARMRHLTIALPPSHAARLFDAQDVGAGEQQLRAIAAEGLGEMYFRDGGRRAHGLGVEFTDVERLEFDL, from the coding sequence ATGGGCATCGTCGGAGACGGCCTGGAGCGCGCCGTCCAACAGGCGTTCACCCGCCCCATCCCCAAGAGCGCCGGGGCGCAGATGCGTTACCTGGTCAAGCAGCTCAAGGGCACCCGCGCGGTGGCCGACGCGCTCGGCGTCTCGCAGCGCACCGTGGAGCGGTACGTGAAGGACCAGATCCGCCGGCCGCGGGCCGACCTCGCCAGACGCCTGGAGGACGCGGTGCGCGAGCGCTGGCAGCCCCGCGTCCGCGAGCGCGCCCGCCGCCAGGCCGCCACCAGCACCGGCCTGGTCGTGGACGTCCGGGCCCGGTTCGGCTTCACCGCCGCGCCCGGCACCACCGACGACGCACGGATGCGTCACCTGACCATCGCGCTGCCCCCGAGTCACGCGGCCCGTCTCTTCGACGCCCAGGACGTCGGTGCCGGCGAGCAGCAGCTGCGTGCCATCGCTGCCGAAGGCCTCGGCGAGATGTACTTCCGCGACGGAGGCCGCCGCGCCCACGGCTTGGGGGTTGAGTTCACCGACGTGGAACGGCTCGAGTTCGATCTGTAG
- a CDS encoding replicative DNA helicase has product MTTQTQDRDQERAMSVEAERRVLGACLMATPSYDPVADVARAVREGDWCEPAHELVWSAVQRLHGASRPTGVPAVEAQLRSTGDLERAGGLVGLSRLASEACSPAEAGHYADLVHGYAQVRRYQQALVRGMQGARQADPLAVQETIAAHQAELEHLAADDQDEDDTFGRFGDHLDAHLDSLAVSLPPAAITGFSDLDSRMKLMPGQMIVVAARPAMGKSAFALGVATANARTGAPTLVHSLEMGRAEVSNRILSARARVAFHHIRDGVDGLTQDDWDRLDRYAPELKDLPLWMDYSARVSPARIRSRIKTIVRETGRAPLVVVDYLQLMQTDQRNARQSPYERVTEISRELKILASDTGAVLIALAQLNRGPEQRQDKRPAVSDLRDSGALEQDADAIILLHREDYYEPESERSGETDLIVAKHRNGPTATITVAHQFHYSRLRDMAATEEPAR; this is encoded by the coding sequence GTGACCACGCAGACCCAGGACCGGGACCAGGAGCGGGCCATGTCGGTGGAGGCCGAGCGCCGCGTTCTGGGTGCCTGCCTGATGGCCACGCCCTCGTACGACCCGGTAGCCGACGTGGCCCGCGCGGTGCGTGAGGGCGACTGGTGCGAGCCCGCGCACGAACTGGTGTGGTCGGCCGTGCAGCGCTTGCACGGCGCCAGCCGCCCCACCGGAGTACCGGCCGTTGAGGCGCAGCTGCGCAGCACGGGCGACCTCGAGCGCGCGGGCGGCCTGGTGGGACTGTCCCGGCTCGCGAGCGAAGCCTGCTCGCCTGCCGAGGCCGGCCACTACGCCGACCTGGTCCACGGCTACGCCCAAGTACGCCGCTACCAGCAGGCGCTGGTGCGCGGGATGCAGGGCGCCCGTCAGGCGGACCCGCTCGCGGTCCAGGAGACGATCGCCGCCCATCAGGCAGAGCTGGAGCACCTTGCCGCTGACGACCAGGACGAGGACGACACCTTCGGCCGGTTCGGCGACCACCTGGACGCGCACCTGGACAGCCTGGCCGTGTCCCTCCCACCGGCCGCCATCACTGGTTTCAGTGACCTGGACAGCCGGATGAAGCTGATGCCCGGCCAGATGATCGTGGTCGCCGCCCGTCCGGCCATGGGCAAGAGCGCGTTCGCTCTCGGCGTGGCCACCGCGAACGCCCGCACCGGGGCGCCCACCCTCGTGCACAGCCTGGAGATGGGCCGGGCCGAGGTCAGCAATCGCATCCTGTCCGCACGTGCCCGGGTGGCGTTCCATCACATCCGCGACGGCGTCGACGGCCTGACGCAGGACGACTGGGACCGCCTGGACCGGTACGCACCGGAGCTGAAAGACCTGCCGCTGTGGATGGACTACAGCGCCCGCGTCAGCCCTGCCAGGATCCGCTCCCGCATCAAGACCATCGTCCGTGAGACCGGCCGGGCCCCGCTGGTGGTGGTGGACTACCTCCAGCTCATGCAGACCGACCAGCGCAACGCCCGCCAGTCGCCCTACGAACGGGTCACCGAAATCAGCCGCGAACTCAAGATCCTCGCCTCCGACACCGGAGCCGTGCTCATCGCCCTGGCCCAGCTCAACCGCGGGCCCGAGCAGCGGCAGGACAAGCGGCCGGCCGTCAGCGACCTGCGCGACTCCGGCGCCCTGGAGCAGGACGCCGACGCGATCATCCTGCTGCACCGCGAGGACTACTACGAGCCCGAGTCCGAACGGTCCGGCGAGACCGACCTCATCGTGGCCAAGCACCGCAACGGCCCGACAGCCACTATCACGGTGGCCCACCAGTTCCACTACAGCCGCCTGCGCGACATGGCAGCCACCGAGGAACCGGCCCGCTAA
- a CDS encoding glycosyltransferase family 2 protein, which produces MTRIISVVTPVHDGGAKYLEETLASVRDERDRLPTGWDLQWLVQEDGTTGRPLSSLPDVPWISTGMASRGGAGVARTMALSRATGELVRALDADDVLLPGALARDITAMEDHPQMGWCISAGLDLLPDGSTVAGPYDPPEGPLTYETLLAAYDGDAFPVLGTHLTARTPLLLAVGAWPALPAWETVATVLCCAAVSDGWMLSAPGGIYRKHAGQTTAQPQYAEVADPDQLRIIARAQAEALRASGWRWP; this is translated from the coding sequence ATGACTCGGATCATCAGCGTGGTAACTCCGGTGCATGACGGGGGCGCCAAGTACTTGGAAGAGACACTCGCTTCCGTACGCGATGAGCGTGACCGTCTGCCGACCGGATGGGATTTGCAGTGGCTCGTGCAGGAAGACGGCACCACGGGGAGGCCACTTAGCAGTCTCCCGGATGTTCCATGGATCTCCACAGGGATGGCCAGCCGTGGCGGCGCCGGAGTAGCGCGCACCATGGCTCTGTCACGAGCGACGGGCGAACTAGTCCGCGCGCTAGATGCGGACGATGTGCTGCTCCCCGGTGCCCTGGCTCGGGACATTACGGCCATGGAAGATCACCCCCAGATGGGATGGTGCATCTCCGCGGGCCTGGATCTGCTGCCGGACGGGTCCACAGTCGCCGGACCGTACGACCCTCCGGAAGGGCCTCTCACCTACGAGACACTGCTCGCGGCATACGACGGGGATGCCTTCCCGGTCCTTGGCACTCATCTGACTGCGCGCACCCCGCTGCTGCTGGCGGTCGGGGCGTGGCCGGCGCTCCCCGCCTGGGAGACGGTCGCGACCGTGCTGTGCTGCGCCGCCGTCTCGGACGGCTGGATGCTGTCGGCTCCAGGAGGGATCTACCGTAAGCATGCCGGTCAGACGACGGCGCAACCCCAGTACGCAGAGGTGGCCGACCCGGATCAGTTACGCATCATCGCGCGAGCGCAAGCAGAAGCGCTACGTGCCAGCGGATGGCGCTGGCCATAA
- a CDS encoding GntR family transcriptional regulator encodes MANTAKYELLADELAEVIRREYEPGDRFPTVIELAKAHGVAPNTASRAVQVLKERGLLTGKSGGTTRVRVQPIQQIRRNTRYQAEKDMVLQPEDARRSTGVAELDQGVPVSSMYENHVALDVVPAPPDVADALGLEPGTLVLRRIGTRQHRRGAGVGRSVSYMAHDLATRNPDLFDASREPWPGGSLHQLHTVGVEVGRIEDRVTASMPTPEEMEEQDIPPGVPVIRVRKISYSVTGPPVEVMDIPLPADRVELRYETPLEPWS; translated from the coding sequence ATGGCGAACACAGCGAAGTACGAGCTGCTGGCCGATGAGCTGGCAGAGGTGATCAGGAGGGAGTATGAGCCCGGCGACCGATTCCCCACGGTGATAGAGCTGGCCAAGGCACACGGCGTGGCCCCGAACACGGCGTCACGCGCCGTGCAGGTGCTCAAGGAGCGCGGCCTGCTCACCGGAAAAAGCGGCGGCACGACTCGCGTGCGAGTGCAACCCATCCAGCAGATCCGCCGAAATACTCGCTACCAGGCGGAAAAGGACATGGTTCTACAACCAGAGGACGCGCGCCGTTCCACCGGCGTGGCAGAACTGGACCAGGGCGTTCCCGTGTCGAGCATGTATGAGAACCACGTCGCACTGGACGTAGTGCCGGCACCACCCGATGTCGCGGATGCCCTCGGGCTGGAGCCCGGCACACTGGTCCTGCGCCGCATCGGCACTCGACAGCACAGGCGGGGTGCAGGAGTGGGCCGGTCTGTCTCCTACATGGCGCACGACTTGGCGACCCGCAACCCGGACCTCTTCGACGCCAGTCGAGAGCCATGGCCTGGCGGATCACTCCATCAGCTCCACACGGTAGGTGTGGAGGTGGGGCGCATCGAGGACCGGGTCACGGCGTCGATGCCAACCCCTGAGGAGATGGAGGAGCAGGACATCCCACCGGGTGTGCCCGTAATCCGGGTACGGAAAATCTCGTACTCCGTTACTGGACCGCCGGTCGAGGTGATGGACATCCCGCTGCCTGCGGATCGTGTCGAGCTGCGCTACGAGACCCCTCTGGAGCCCTGGTCATGA